The following coding sequences lie in one Streptomyces xiamenensis genomic window:
- a CDS encoding ArsR/SmtB family transcription factor, which translates to MDTAPDLAAVARLLADGTRARICWALLDRRAWTATEVARHAAVAASTATEHLNLLVSGNLLTEERQGRHRYVRLADPQVADLIETLAALAPNRAAPVRSLSGVRRHEALARARTCYDHLAGEVGVAITDAMTERGLLDWQQGVRLTGDGAVWLAEVGITLPVVRTRRPLVRSCLDWTERRPHLAGVVGAALCRHAFESAWLTRDKSSRAVTVTDAGRAALSAQLSLTL; encoded by the coding sequence ATGGACACCGCTCCTGACCTCGCCGCCGTCGCCCGGCTGCTGGCCGACGGCACCCGCGCCCGGATCTGCTGGGCCCTGCTCGACCGCCGCGCCTGGACGGCCACCGAGGTGGCCCGGCACGCCGCGGTGGCCGCCTCCACGGCCACCGAACACCTGAACCTGCTGGTGAGCGGCAACCTGCTCACCGAGGAACGCCAGGGCCGGCACCGCTACGTACGGCTCGCCGACCCCCAGGTCGCCGACCTCATCGAGACCCTCGCCGCCCTCGCCCCCAACCGCGCCGCCCCCGTCCGCTCCCTGTCGGGTGTCCGCCGGCACGAGGCCCTGGCACGGGCCCGCACCTGTTACGACCACCTCGCGGGCGAGGTGGGGGTGGCCATCACGGACGCGATGACCGAGCGCGGGCTGCTGGACTGGCAGCAGGGCGTCCGGCTCACGGGTGACGGGGCGGTGTGGCTCGCCGAGGTGGGGATCACGCTTCCCGTCGTCCGCACGCGCCGCCCGCTGGTCCGCTCCTGCCTCGACTGGACCGAACGCCGCCCGCACCTGGCGGGCGTGGTGGGGGCGGCGCTGTGCCGCCACGCGTTCGAGTCGGCCTGGCTGACCCGTGACAAGTCCTCTCGCGCGGTGACCGTGACGGACGCCGGCCGGGCCGCCCTGTCGGCGCAGCTGTCCCTGACGCTGTGA
- a CDS encoding ABC transporter ATP-binding protein codes for MTKGDAWGTTVIEARGLRRRYGPEGPDGFEAVRGMDFEVRRGELYALLGTNGAGKTSTVELLEGLAPATGGEVRVFGHDPYRQRARVRPYIGMMLQEGGFPADLTVTETARMWAGCVTGARPVPEALELVGLTDRADVRVKQLSGGERRRLDLAMALMGRPALLFLDEPTTGLDPEARQRTWQLVSELRDAGTTVLLTTHYLEEAEVLADRLAIMREGRIVVSGTTGEVLEAQPARIRFTLPPGVGPERLPLTVPAAADGQRVEIRTRQLQRALTEVLLWARDAEVELVDLDARSASLEEVFLEVAGA; via the coding sequence ATGACCAAGGGTGATGCGTGGGGGACGACGGTGATCGAGGCGCGCGGACTGCGCCGCCGCTACGGTCCGGAGGGGCCCGACGGCTTCGAGGCCGTGCGGGGGATGGACTTCGAGGTGCGGCGGGGGGAGCTGTACGCGCTGCTGGGCACCAACGGCGCGGGCAAGACCTCCACCGTGGAGCTGCTGGAGGGGCTCGCCCCGGCGACCGGCGGCGAGGTGCGGGTCTTCGGGCACGACCCGTACCGGCAGCGGGCCCGGGTGCGCCCGTACATCGGGATGATGCTCCAGGAGGGCGGGTTCCCGGCCGATCTGACGGTGACCGAGACGGCGCGGATGTGGGCCGGCTGCGTCACCGGGGCGCGTCCGGTGCCCGAGGCGCTGGAGCTGGTGGGGCTCACGGACCGGGCGGATGTCCGCGTGAAGCAGCTGTCCGGCGGTGAACGGCGGCGGCTGGACCTGGCGATGGCGCTGATGGGGCGGCCCGCGCTGCTGTTCCTCGACGAGCCGACCACCGGTCTGGACCCGGAGGCGCGGCAGCGCACCTGGCAGCTGGTGAGCGAGCTGCGCGACGCGGGGACCACGGTGCTGCTGACCACGCACTACCTGGAGGAGGCGGAGGTGCTCGCCGACCGGCTGGCGATCATGCGGGAGGGACGGATCGTCGTGTCGGGAACCACCGGGGAGGTCCTGGAGGCCCAGCCGGCCCGGATCCGGTTCACGCTGCCGCCGGGCGTGGGGCCCGAGCGGCTGCCGCTGACGGTGCCGGCCGCGGCGGACGGGCAGCGGGTGGAGATCCGTACCCGCCAGTTGCAGCGGGCGCTGACCGAGGTGCTGCTGTGGGCGCGGGACGCGGAGGTGGAGCTGGTGGATCTGGACGCCCGCTCGGCCTCGCTGGAGGAAGTCTTTCTGGAGGTGGCGGGAGCATGA
- the purL gene encoding phosphoribosylformylglycinamidine synthase subunit PurL — translation MTLDTVKHAADTPDTELPWAELGLKHDEYERIRAILGRRPTGAELAMYSVMWSEHCSYKSSKVHLKQFGEKAPHSDALLVGIGEQAGVVDVGQGYAVTFKVESHNHPSYVEPYQGAATGIGGIVRDIIAMGARPVAVMDPLRFGAADHPDTKRVLPGVVSGIGGYGNCLGLPNIGGEIVFDDCYQGNPLVNALCVGVMRHEDIHLAKASGAGNKVILYGARTGGDGIGGASILASETFEDADGKPAKRPAVQVGDPFQEKLLIESTLELFAQDLVVGIQDLGAAGLSCATSELASNGSGGMRVELDTVPLRDSSLSPEEILMSESQERMCAVVEPEKVERFLAVCEKWDVIATVIGEVTDGDRLEIFWHGEQIVDVPPRTVAHEGPLLNRPYARPEWQDALQADDAGALPRPETSEELREQVVRLVSSPNQASKSWVTDQYDKYVLGNTVLAQPEDGGMIRIDEETNLGVAIATDGNGRYAKLDPYAGAQLAFAESYRNVAATGAKPLAVTDCLNFGSPEDPAVMWQFAEATRGLADACQTLGTPVTGGNVSLYNQTGEQAIHPTPVVGVLGVIDDVTRRTPHAFKEAGQLIYLLGDTRAEFGGSAWSQVIHNHLGGLPPKVDLERERLLAEVLINASRDGMIDAAHDLSDGGLVQAVTESAVAGGVGARLVVPDGLDAFTFLFSESAGRAIVAVPRSEETRFTDMCAARGLPAARVGVVDGESIEVQGEFGIPLAELREAREATLPALFG, via the coding sequence ATGACGCTCGACACCGTCAAACACGCCGCCGACACCCCGGACACCGAGCTGCCGTGGGCCGAACTCGGCCTCAAGCACGACGAGTACGAGCGCATCCGCGCGATCCTCGGCCGCCGCCCGACCGGCGCCGAGCTGGCCATGTACTCCGTGATGTGGTCCGAGCACTGTTCGTACAAGTCCAGCAAGGTGCACCTCAAGCAGTTCGGCGAGAAGGCCCCGCACTCCGACGCGCTGCTGGTCGGCATCGGTGAGCAGGCGGGCGTCGTGGACGTCGGCCAGGGCTACGCGGTCACCTTCAAGGTCGAGTCGCACAACCACCCCTCGTACGTCGAGCCGTACCAGGGCGCCGCCACCGGCATCGGCGGCATCGTCCGCGACATCATCGCGATGGGCGCCCGCCCGGTCGCCGTGATGGACCCGCTGCGTTTCGGCGCAGCCGACCACCCGGACACCAAGCGCGTGCTGCCCGGCGTCGTCTCCGGCATCGGCGGCTACGGCAACTGCCTGGGCCTGCCCAACATCGGCGGCGAGATCGTCTTCGACGACTGCTACCAGGGCAACCCGCTGGTCAACGCCCTGTGCGTGGGCGTCATGCGGCACGAGGACATCCACCTCGCCAAGGCGTCCGGCGCCGGCAACAAGGTCATCCTGTACGGCGCCCGCACCGGCGGCGACGGCATCGGCGGCGCTTCCATCCTCGCCTCGGAGACCTTCGAGGACGCGGACGGCAAGCCCGCCAAGCGCCCCGCCGTCCAGGTCGGTGACCCGTTCCAGGAGAAGCTGCTCATCGAGTCCACGCTGGAGCTGTTCGCCCAGGACCTGGTCGTGGGCATCCAGGACCTCGGCGCGGCCGGCCTGTCCTGCGCCACCTCCGAGCTGGCCTCCAACGGCTCCGGCGGCATGCGCGTCGAGCTCGACACGGTCCCGCTGCGCGACTCCTCCCTGTCGCCGGAGGAGATCCTGATGAGCGAGTCCCAGGAGCGCATGTGCGCGGTCGTCGAGCCGGAGAAGGTCGAGCGTTTCCTCGCGGTCTGCGAGAAGTGGGACGTGATCGCCACCGTCATCGGTGAGGTGACGGACGGCGACCGGCTGGAGATCTTCTGGCACGGCGAGCAGATCGTGGACGTGCCGCCGCGCACCGTCGCGCACGAGGGCCCGCTGCTGAACCGCCCGTACGCCCGCCCCGAGTGGCAGGACGCGCTCCAGGCGGACGACGCGGGCGCGCTGCCCAGGCCGGAGACCTCCGAGGAACTGCGCGAGCAGGTCGTGCGGCTGGTCTCCTCGCCCAACCAGGCGTCCAAGTCCTGGGTGACGGACCAGTACGACAAGTACGTTCTCGGCAACACGGTGCTGGCCCAGCCGGAGGACGGCGGGATGATCCGGATCGACGAGGAGACCAACCTCGGCGTCGCGATCGCCACCGACGGCAACGGCCGGTACGCGAAGCTCGACCCGTACGCGGGCGCGCAGCTGGCGTTCGCCGAGTCGTACCGCAACGTGGCCGCCACCGGTGCCAAGCCGCTGGCCGTGACCGACTGTCTGAACTTCGGCTCGCCCGAGGACCCGGCCGTGATGTGGCAGTTCGCCGAGGCCACCCGCGGCCTGGCGGACGCCTGCCAGACGCTGGGCACCCCGGTGACCGGCGGCAACGTCTCGCTGTACAACCAGACCGGCGAGCAGGCCATCCACCCGACGCCGGTGGTCGGTGTGCTCGGCGTGATCGACGACGTCACGCGCCGTACCCCGCACGCCTTCAAGGAGGCCGGGCAGCTGATCTACCTGCTCGGCGACACCCGGGCGGAGTTCGGCGGCTCGGCGTGGTCCCAGGTGATCCACAACCACCTGGGCGGTCTGCCGCCGAAGGTGGACCTGGAGCGCGAGCGGCTGCTGGCCGAGGTCCTGATCAACGCCTCCCGCGACGGCATGATCGACGCGGCGCACGACCTGTCGGACGGCGGTCTGGTCCAGGCGGTCACGGAGTCGGCGGTGGCCGGGGGAGTGGGTGCCCGCCTGGTCGTCCCGGACGGCCTGGACGCGTTCACCTTCCTCTTCTCCGAGTCGGCCGGCCGCGCGATCGTGGCCGTGCCGCGCAGCGAGGAGACCCGCTTCACCGACATGTGCGCGGCCCGTGGCCTTCCGGCCGCGCGGGTGGGCGTGGTCGACGGCGAGTCGATCGAGGTGCAGGGCGAGTTCGGCATCCCGCTGGCGGAGCTGCGCGAGGCGCGTGAGGCGACGCTGCCGGCGCTGTTCGGCTGA
- the purS gene encoding phosphoribosylformylglycinamidine synthase subunit PurS — MARVVVDVMLKPEILDPQGQAVQRALPRLGFAGISDVRQGKRFELEVDGPVDEAALARIRELAETFLANTVIEDFTVRVEESAEEVAP, encoded by the coding sequence GTGGCCCGCGTCGTAGTCGACGTCATGCTCAAGCCGGAGATCCTCGACCCCCAGGGCCAGGCCGTGCAACGCGCGCTGCCCCGGCTCGGGTTCGCCGGAATCTCCGATGTCCGCCAGGGCAAGCGCTTCGAGCTGGAGGTGGACGGCCCCGTCGATGAGGCCGCCCTCGCCCGTATCCGCGAGCTCGCCGAGACCTTCCTCGCCAACACGGTGATCGAAGACTTCACCGTGCGCGTGGAAGAGAGCGCGGAAGAGGTCGCGCCGTGA
- a CDS encoding sulfite exporter TauE/SafE family protein, whose protein sequence is MSLGEMIAVFSAGLGAGAINAVVGSGTLLTFPVLLAVGLPPVTATVSNAMGLIPGAISGAIGYRRELRGQRTRLLKFGAGALVGGLTGAALLLALPASAFERIVSVLVGLALILVVFQPRISRKLRERRERDGSTAHPDGGPVLSVGLALASVYGGYFAAGQGIIYMSLMGMTLDESMQRLNAVKNVLAALVNSVAALFFLFLADFHWTTVALLAVSSAIGGQLGAKVGRRLSQTVLRTLIVLVGSVAIVQLVLR, encoded by the coding sequence ATGTCCCTGGGAGAGATGATCGCCGTGTTCAGCGCCGGCCTCGGCGCCGGTGCCATCAACGCCGTGGTCGGCTCAGGGACGCTGCTCACCTTCCCCGTGCTGCTGGCGGTCGGACTGCCGCCCGTGACCGCCACCGTGTCCAACGCCATGGGCCTGATCCCCGGCGCCATCAGCGGCGCCATCGGCTACCGGCGGGAGCTGCGGGGGCAGCGCACGCGCCTCCTCAAGTTCGGGGCCGGAGCCCTCGTCGGCGGTCTGACCGGCGCCGCGCTGCTGCTGGCGCTGCCGGCCTCCGCCTTCGAACGGATCGTGTCCGTCCTGGTGGGACTCGCCCTGATCCTCGTGGTGTTCCAGCCCCGGATCAGCCGGAAACTGCGCGAGCGCCGCGAACGCGACGGCTCCACCGCCCACCCCGACGGCGGGCCGGTGCTGTCCGTCGGGCTCGCGCTCGCCAGCGTCTACGGCGGCTACTTCGCGGCCGGCCAGGGGATCATCTACATGTCCCTGATGGGCATGACGCTCGACGAGAGCATGCAGCGCCTCAACGCCGTGAAGAACGTCCTGGCGGCCCTCGTCAACAGCGTCGCCGCGCTCTTCTTCCTCTTCCTCGCCGACTTCCACTGGACCACCGTGGCGCTGCTCGCCGTCAGCTCCGCGATCGGCGGTCAGCTCGGCGCGAAGGTGGGGCGGCGGCTCAGCCAGACCGTGCTGCGGACGCTCATCGTCCTGGTCGGATCCGTCGCGATCGTGCAGCTGGTCCTGCGCTGA
- a CDS encoding histone-like nucleoid-structuring protein Lsr2, whose protein sequence is MAQRVVVTLSDDIDGGEASETVAFGLDGKTYEIDLSEENAEKLRTVLAPYVTAGRKRAKSGRTFTHTSVAPDPRAVRAWAESNGFDVPARGRIPRKVYDAFNEAH, encoded by the coding sequence GTGGCACAGCGCGTCGTGGTCACCCTCTCCGACGACATCGACGGCGGAGAAGCGTCGGAAACGGTGGCTTTCGGGCTTGACGGGAAGACGTACGAGATCGACCTCAGCGAGGAGAACGCGGAGAAACTCCGCACCGTCCTCGCCCCCTATGTGACGGCCGGCCGCAAGCGCGCCAAGTCGGGCCGGACCTTCACCCACACCTCGGTGGCTCCCGACCCCCGCGCGGTGCGCGCCTGGGCGGAGTCCAACGGCTTCGACGTACCGGCCCGCGGACGCATCCCGCGCAAGGTCTACGACGCCTTCAACGAGGCGCACTGA
- the purQ gene encoding phosphoribosylformylglycinamidine synthase subunit PurQ: protein MSTRVGVVTFPGSLDDRDAQRAVRLAGAEPVALWHRDTSLHQVDAVILPGGFSYGDYLRCGAIARFSPVMETVIEQARAGLPVLGICNGFQVLCESHLLPGALTRNDHLHFICRDQRLRVENADTAWTADYTAGQEITIPLKNGEGGYVADERTLDELEAEGRVVFRYLDGNPNGSRRDIAGVSNAAGNVVGLMPHPEHAVESLTGPGTDGLGFFTSVLKKMVAAS from the coding sequence GTGAGCACCCGTGTGGGAGTCGTCACCTTCCCCGGCTCGCTGGACGACCGAGACGCGCAGCGCGCGGTCCGGCTCGCCGGCGCCGAGCCGGTCGCCCTGTGGCACCGCGACACCAGCCTGCACCAGGTCGACGCGGTGATTCTGCCGGGCGGCTTCAGTTACGGGGATTATCTGCGCTGCGGTGCGATCGCCCGTTTCTCCCCGGTGATGGAAACCGTCATCGAGCAGGCCAGGGCCGGCCTTCCGGTCCTCGGGATCTGCAACGGCTTCCAGGTGCTGTGCGAATCGCACCTGCTGCCCGGTGCCCTCACCCGTAATGACCACCTGCATTTCATCTGCCGTGATCAGCGGCTGCGCGTCGAGAACGCCGACACCGCCTGGACCGCCGACTACACGGCCGGCCAGGAGATCACCATCCCGCTGAAGAACGGCGAGGGCGGCTACGTCGCGGACGAGCGCACCCTCGACGAGCTGGAGGCGGAGGGGCGCGTCGTCTTCCGCTACCTGGACGGCAACCCCAACGGCTCGCGCCGCGACATCGCCGGCGTGAGCAACGCCGCCGGCAACGTCGTCGGCCTGATGCCGCACCCCGAGCACGCCGTCGAGTCCCTCACCGGGCCGGGCACCGACGGCCTCGGCTTCTTCACCTCAGTCCTCAAGAAGATGGTCGCCGCCTCATGA